A stretch of the Mycolicibacterium celeriflavum genome encodes the following:
- a CDS encoding GNAT family N-acetyltransferase encodes MADDDRTIARREIADTMVRALERRHELLDIIVDSEDYDAAIEAIADMLGASHVAAEAVLRLSFDRLTKVSRRRIAAELEDLNNQLSFTMGEPVRTADSLVLRPFLAAADRDIFAARTQDVREAGDGSRAPAGDLDDEIRIGLRRVDAEEAAWLVAVQGTEKVGMVFGDLVGGEVNVRIWIHPDYRKQGYGTAALRKSRSEMAAYFPAVPLVVRAPAAGS; translated from the coding sequence ATGGCTGACGACGATCGCACAATCGCGCGCAGAGAGATCGCCGACACGATGGTCCGGGCGCTGGAGCGGCGGCACGAACTCCTCGACATCATCGTGGATTCCGAGGACTACGACGCGGCCATCGAGGCGATCGCGGACATGCTCGGCGCGTCGCACGTGGCCGCCGAAGCGGTGCTGCGCTTGTCGTTCGACCGGCTGACCAAGGTGTCGCGGCGCCGAATCGCCGCCGAACTCGAGGACCTCAACAATCAGCTGAGCTTCACCATGGGCGAACCCGTCCGGACGGCCGACAGCCTGGTGCTGCGTCCGTTCCTCGCGGCAGCCGACCGCGACATCTTCGCCGCCCGCACCCAGGATGTCCGCGAGGCCGGCGACGGGTCGCGAGCCCCGGCGGGCGACCTCGACGACGAGATTCGCATCGGGTTGCGGCGCGTCGACGCCGAGGAGGCCGCCTGGCTGGTCGCGGTGCAGGGCACCGAGAAGGTCGGCATGGTGTTCGGCGACCTCGTGGGCGGCGAGGTCAACGTGCGGATCTGGATCCACCCCGACTACCGCAAGCAGGGGTACGGCACCGCCGCGTTGCGCAAGTCGCGGTCGGAAATGGCCGCCTATTTCCCGGCGGTGCCGTTGGTGGTGCGGGCACCGGCGGCGGGTTCCTAG
- a CDS encoding GNAT family N-acetyltransferase, which produces MSAPPLFRHVDERRVSVVRDVGAVMRVLDEDPVGSCMVACRVAEHGVEPSAIGGELWTRRRPTESLCYAGANLIPLRGAASDLYAFAEKAMSTARRCSSLVGRAELVLPMWRRLEPAWGSARDVREHQPLMALSTPPQCALDPAVRQVRADELDAYLVASIDMFIGEVGIDPRLGDGGRGYRRRVAGLIAAGRAWARFERGEVVFKAEVGSQSPSVGQIQGVWVHPDWRGRGLGTAGTATLASAVVRSGRTASLYVNDFNAVARATYDRVGFRQVGTFATVLLD; this is translated from the coding sequence ATGTCGGCACCGCCGCTGTTTCGTCACGTCGACGAGCGACGGGTCTCCGTGGTGCGCGACGTCGGCGCGGTGATGCGGGTCCTCGACGAGGATCCGGTCGGATCCTGCATGGTCGCCTGCCGGGTCGCCGAACACGGTGTGGAGCCGTCGGCGATCGGCGGCGAACTGTGGACGCGGCGCCGGCCCACCGAATCGCTGTGCTACGCCGGCGCGAACCTGATTCCGTTGCGCGGCGCGGCAAGTGACCTATACGCGTTCGCCGAGAAGGCGATGAGCACCGCGCGGCGCTGCTCGTCGCTGGTCGGGCGGGCCGAGTTGGTGCTGCCGATGTGGCGTCGCCTGGAGCCGGCCTGGGGCAGCGCGCGTGACGTGCGCGAGCATCAGCCGTTGATGGCGCTGAGCACACCGCCGCAATGCGCCCTCGATCCGGCCGTACGCCAGGTGCGCGCCGACGAACTCGACGCATACCTCGTCGCCTCGATCGACATGTTCATCGGTGAGGTCGGCATCGACCCGCGCCTCGGCGACGGCGGTCGTGGTTACCGTCGCCGCGTCGCCGGGCTGATCGCCGCCGGCCGCGCCTGGGCCCGCTTCGAACGCGGCGAGGTGGTGTTCAAGGCCGAGGTCGGCTCGCAGTCGCCGTCCGTCGGGCAGATTCAGGGTGTGTGGGTGCACCCCGACTGGCGTGGCCGCGGTCTGGGCACCGCGGGTACCGCCACTTTGGCGTCGGCCGTGGTGCGGTCCGGTCGCACGGCGAGCTTGTACGTCAACGACTTCAACGCGGTCGCCAGAGCCACCTACGACCGCGTCGGCTTCCGTCAGGTGGGAACGTTCGCGACGGTTCTGCTCGACTGA
- the ngg gene encoding N-acetylglutaminylglutamine synthetase — protein MTATGPETDQTEAITLGLHHASPQHLVDAMADDVVIEMGWGRLIFGQTFADPQKLAEVLRHEGPGRRDICIYAREPHVLVSMAPAELFIDPSHTYRLRFTEDHEPDPTPTGFSVRALQSAEDADEMNRVYVRCGMVPGPVEVLWQNHRTQDALDYLVAVRDDDGAVVGTVTGVDHKRLFSDPENGSSLWTLAVDPTTSLPGVGAALTRALATIYRDRGRAYMDLSVSHDNVAAISLYEKLGFERVPVMAVKRKNAINEPLFTHPPETVEDLNPYARIIADEAMRRGIWVEVLDAEAGEMRLSHGGRSVLTRESLSEYTSAVAMARCDDKRLTRRLVAEAGIAVPKGRLATFDEKDHAFLEEVGDVVVKPTRGEQGKGITVGVSGPEELDAALARAREEHPHVLIEQRAPGDDLRLVVIDGKVVAAALRRPAEVVGTGHHTVRELIEAQSRRRAAATGGESRIPIDAVTEATVTEAGWTFDDVLPEGQRLRVRRTANLHQGGTIHDVTAKVDPHLCEVAVKAADAIGVPVTGIDLLVPDVSEPEYVFIEANERPGLANHEPQPTAKAFVDFLFPGSPALPQAWTPEEAT, from the coding sequence ATGACGGCAACCGGTCCCGAGACCGACCAGACCGAAGCCATCACCCTCGGCCTTCACCACGCTTCGCCCCAGCACCTCGTCGATGCGATGGCCGACGATGTGGTGATCGAAATGGGTTGGGGCCGACTCATTTTCGGGCAGACGTTTGCCGACCCCCAGAAGCTCGCCGAGGTGTTGCGCCACGAGGGGCCAGGCCGTCGCGACATCTGCATCTACGCCCGCGAACCCCATGTGCTGGTGTCGATGGCCCCCGCCGAACTGTTCATCGATCCGAGCCACACCTACCGGCTGAGATTCACCGAAGACCACGAACCGGACCCGACACCGACCGGGTTCTCGGTGCGGGCTCTGCAGAGCGCCGAGGACGCCGACGAGATGAACCGCGTCTACGTGCGCTGCGGCATGGTGCCCGGGCCGGTCGAGGTGTTGTGGCAGAACCACCGGACCCAGGACGCGCTCGACTACCTGGTCGCGGTGCGTGACGACGACGGCGCGGTGGTGGGCACCGTCACCGGCGTCGACCACAAGCGGCTGTTCTCCGACCCGGAGAACGGCTCGAGCCTGTGGACCTTGGCCGTCGACCCGACCACCAGCCTGCCCGGCGTCGGCGCTGCGCTCACCCGCGCGCTGGCGACGATCTACCGCGACCGAGGCCGGGCGTACATGGACCTGTCGGTGAGCCACGACAACGTGGCAGCGATCTCGCTGTACGAGAAACTCGGGTTCGAGCGCGTCCCGGTCATGGCCGTCAAGCGCAAGAACGCGATCAACGAACCGCTGTTCACCCATCCGCCGGAAACCGTCGAGGACCTGAACCCCTACGCGCGCATCATCGCCGACGAGGCCATGCGCCGCGGTATCTGGGTGGAGGTGCTCGACGCCGAGGCCGGTGAGATGCGGCTGTCGCACGGCGGCCGCAGCGTCCTCACCCGGGAGTCGTTGTCGGAGTACACCTCCGCGGTGGCGATGGCGCGTTGCGACGACAAGCGGCTGACCCGCCGACTCGTGGCCGAGGCCGGTATCGCGGTGCCCAAGGGGCGGCTGGCCACCTTCGACGAGAAGGACCACGCGTTCCTCGAGGAAGTCGGCGACGTCGTGGTCAAGCCCACCCGGGGCGAGCAGGGCAAGGGGATCACCGTCGGGGTCAGCGGCCCGGAGGAACTGGACGCCGCGCTGGCCCGCGCCCGCGAGGAGCATCCGCACGTGTTGATCGAGCAGCGGGCGCCCGGCGATGACCTGCGCCTGGTGGTGATCGACGGCAAGGTGGTGGCCGCCGCGTTGCGTAGGCCGGCGGAGGTCGTCGGGACCGGGCACCACACCGTGCGCGAGCTCATCGAGGCGCAGAGCCGGCGACGGGCGGCGGCGACCGGGGGCGAGTCCCGCATTCCGATCGACGCGGTCACCGAGGCGACGGTCACCGAGGCGGGCTGGACCTTTGACGACGTGCTACCCGAAGGGCAACGGCTGCGGGTGCGCCGGACCGCAAACCTGCACCAGGGCGGCACCATTCACGATGTGACGGCGAAGGTCGACCCTCATCTGTGCGAGGTCGCGGTCAAGGCGGCCGATGCGATCGGCGTCCCGGTGACCGGTATCGACCTGTTGGTGCCCGATGTCAGCGAACCGGAGTACGTCTTCATCGAAGCCAATGAGCGGCCGGGGTTGGCCAATCACGAACCTCAGCCCACCGCAAAGGCTTTCGTCGATTTTCTGTTCCCGGGAAGTCCCGCGCTGCCGCAGGCCTGGACACCCGAAGAGGCGACCTGA
- the map gene encoding type I methionyl aminopeptidase, translating to MPVRTALRPGVVSPTLPVPNSIARPEYVGRSTAREGDEPWVQTPEVIEKMRVAGRIAAGALAEAGKAVAPGVTTDELDRIAHEYMVEHGAYPSTLGYKGYPKSCCTSLNEIICHGIPDSTVIEDGDIVNIDVTAYIDGVHGDTNATFLAGDVSEEHRLLVERTHEATMRAIKAVKPGRQLSIVGRVIEAYANRFGYNVVRDFTGHGIGTTFHNGLVVLHFDQPAVQTVLEPGMTFTIEPMINLGGLDYEIWDDGWTVATTDKKWTAQFEHTLVVTDDGAEILTLAE from the coding sequence ATGCCTGTTCGTACCGCCCTTCGCCCCGGTGTGGTATCGCCCACGCTGCCGGTGCCCAACTCGATCGCCCGGCCCGAATACGTCGGTAGGTCGACGGCGCGGGAGGGCGACGAACCCTGGGTGCAGACCCCCGAGGTGATCGAGAAGATGCGGGTGGCCGGCCGGATCGCGGCGGGTGCGCTCGCCGAGGCCGGTAAGGCCGTTGCGCCCGGTGTCACCACCGACGAGCTGGACCGCATCGCCCACGAGTACATGGTCGAGCACGGCGCCTACCCGTCGACGCTGGGCTACAAGGGCTACCCGAAGTCCTGCTGCACCTCGCTGAACGAGATCATCTGCCACGGCATCCCGGACTCGACCGTCATCGAGGACGGCGACATCGTCAACATCGACGTGACCGCCTACATCGATGGCGTGCACGGCGACACCAACGCGACTTTCCTCGCCGGTGACGTGTCCGAGGAGCATCGCCTGCTCGTCGAGCGCACGCACGAAGCGACGATGCGCGCGATCAAGGCCGTCAAACCGGGCCGCCAGCTGTCGATTGTCGGCCGGGTCATCGAGGCGTACGCGAACCGGTTCGGCTACAACGTCGTTCGCGACTTCACCGGCCACGGCATCGGCACCACCTTTCACAACGGCCTGGTCGTGCTGCACTTCGACCAGCCGGCGGTGCAGACGGTGCTGGAACCCGGTATGACGTTCACCATCGAGCCGATGATCAACCTCGGTGGGCTGGACTACGAGATCTGGGACGACGGTTGGACCGTCGCCACCACCGACAAGAAGTGGACCGCGCAGTTCGAACACACGTTGGTGGTCACCGACGACGGCGCCGAGATCCTGACCCTCGCCGAATAG
- a CDS encoding DUF1707 SHOCT-like domain-containing protein encodes MTGIEKHDVMRVSDADRNGTLRRLHNAVALGLIDIEEFEERSAAVARARLHSDLDALVGDLPGPGAIVTSAADRVELRGVLGSLKRHGEWTVPSRLALHRRMGSVDLDLTRARFAGPMVVIELDLKFGGLELRLPDGASASIDDVEVAVGSAHDHRRDAPAEGTPHVILTGKVVCGSVDIRGPRKSWFKRG; translated from the coding sequence ATGACCGGTATCGAGAAGCACGACGTGATGCGCGTCTCCGACGCCGACCGCAACGGCACACTGCGGCGGCTGCACAACGCCGTCGCCCTGGGCCTGATCGACATCGAGGAGTTCGAGGAGCGGTCGGCGGCGGTGGCCCGGGCGCGGCTGCACTCCGACCTCGACGCGCTCGTCGGCGACCTGCCGGGGCCGGGCGCAATCGTCACCTCGGCAGCCGACCGGGTGGAGTTGCGCGGTGTGCTGGGCTCGCTCAAGCGACACGGCGAATGGACGGTCCCCAGCCGACTCGCGCTGCACAGACGGATGGGTTCGGTGGATCTGGACCTCACCAGGGCGCGGTTCGCCGGACCGATGGTCGTCATCGAACTCGACCTGAAGTTCGGTGGCCTCGAACTGCGGCTACCCGACGGCGCCAGCGCCTCGATCGACGATGTGGAGGTCGCCGTCGGCAGCGCGCACGACCATCGCCGGGACGCGCCCGCCGAGGGCACGCCGCACGTCATCTTGACCGGCAAGGTGGTCTGCGGCTCGGTGGACATCCGAGGGCCTCGCAAATCCTGGTTCAAGCGGGGCTAA
- a CDS encoding nuclear transport factor 2 family protein has translation MTIDEVDDEFATRFAERFADTWRTPDLAKHEALWSDDIVLVQPMMGRLRGKQACLESFQRLFALVPDLHADVHRVGHGRHEVFIEFTLSGTYGGKPIAWDAVDRFTFTKGLIAERVSYFDSAPLAVKLAGRPAGWGRLARTGAALFRR, from the coding sequence ATGACGATCGACGAAGTTGACGACGAGTTCGCCACCCGGTTCGCCGAACGGTTCGCCGACACCTGGCGCACCCCGGATCTGGCGAAACACGAGGCGCTGTGGAGCGACGACATCGTGTTGGTCCAGCCGATGATGGGCCGGCTGCGCGGCAAGCAGGCCTGCCTGGAGTCGTTTCAGCGGCTGTTCGCGCTGGTGCCCGATCTGCACGCCGACGTGCATCGCGTCGGCCACGGCCGCCACGAGGTGTTCATCGAGTTCACGCTGAGCGGAACCTACGGCGGCAAGCCGATCGCCTGGGATGCGGTCGACCGGTTCACGTTCACCAAAGGTTTGATCGCCGAACGTGTTTCGTATTTCGACTCCGCGCCGTTGGCGGTGAAACTGGCGGGTCGCCCCGCCGGCTGGGGACGGCTGGCCCGCACCGGAGCCGCGCTGTTTCGGCGTTAG
- a CDS encoding alpha/beta fold hydrolase, translated as MPSTTVTVEGISVPVDVAGPDKGSVVVVLGAAHQSTAAYDAVCQRLHTASLRTVVVPPDPRLTAKSVVAILDALDVKWALLVGDRIGGELAWELAATRLDRFIGLVVIDRGHPRVADAAGVIRDEHCPPVEMNTTALVSTPAARAIARASQRYVYGDYRMVDLLGRRNAHESTAQLAAEIVMRTSTW; from the coding sequence ATGCCATCCACCACGGTCACGGTTGAGGGAATCAGCGTGCCCGTCGATGTCGCAGGTCCCGACAAGGGCTCTGTCGTGGTGGTGCTCGGCGCGGCGCACCAGTCGACCGCCGCCTACGACGCGGTCTGTCAGCGGCTGCACACGGCGTCGCTGCGCACCGTCGTCGTTCCTCCCGATCCGCGGCTGACCGCCAAGTCGGTCGTGGCCATCCTCGACGCGCTCGACGTGAAGTGGGCGCTGCTCGTCGGCGACCGCATCGGTGGGGAACTGGCGTGGGAACTCGCCGCGACCCGACTCGACCGGTTCATCGGGCTGGTCGTCATCGACCGCGGACATCCGCGGGTCGCCGACGCCGCCGGCGTCATCCGCGACGAGCACTGCCCGCCGGTGGAGATGAACACCACCGCGCTGGTCAGCACCCCCGCCGCCCGCGCGATCGCCCGGGCCAGCCAGCGTTACGTGTACGGCGACTATCGGATGGTCGACCTGCTGGGCAGGCGCAACGCTCACGAATCGACCGCGCAGCTGGCCGCAGAGATCGTGATGCGCACCAGCACCTGGTAG
- the ispG gene encoding flavodoxin-dependent (E)-4-hydroxy-3-methylbut-2-enyl-diphosphate synthase, which translates to MSVGSIGQQIGLGMPAPPAPVLAPRRKTRQLMVGDVGIGSDHPIAVQSMCTTKTHDVNSTLQQIAELTASGCDIVRVACPRQEDADALPAIAKKSKIPVIADIHFQPKYIFAAIDAGCAAVRVNPGNIKEFDGRVGEVAKAAGAAGIPIRIGVNAGSLDKRFMEKYGKATPEALVESALWEASLFEEHGFGDIKISVKHNDPVVMVAAYEQLAAQCDYPLHLGVTEAGPAFQGTIKSAVAFGALLSKGIGDTIRVSLSAPPAEEVKVGNQILESLNLRPRSLEIVSCPSCGRAQVDVYTLANEVTAGLEGMEVPLRVAVMGCVVNGPGEAREADLGVASGNGKGQIFVKGEVIKTVPEAQIVETLIEEAMRLADQMNTEPGTDTSGSPVVTVS; encoded by the coding sequence ATGTCCGTCGGCAGCATTGGGCAACAGATAGGCCTCGGTATGCCGGCCCCACCGGCACCGGTTCTGGCCCCGCGGCGCAAGACCCGCCAGTTGATGGTCGGCGATGTCGGCATCGGCAGCGACCACCCGATCGCGGTGCAGTCCATGTGCACCACCAAGACCCACGACGTCAACAGCACGCTGCAGCAGATCGCGGAGTTGACCGCATCCGGTTGCGACATCGTCCGGGTGGCGTGCCCGCGCCAGGAGGACGCCGACGCGCTCCCGGCCATCGCGAAGAAGTCGAAGATCCCGGTAATCGCCGACATCCACTTCCAGCCGAAGTACATCTTCGCCGCGATCGACGCCGGTTGCGCCGCCGTGCGCGTCAACCCCGGCAACATCAAGGAGTTCGACGGCCGGGTCGGCGAGGTCGCCAAAGCCGCAGGCGCCGCAGGCATTCCGATTCGCATCGGCGTCAACGCCGGATCGCTGGACAAGCGTTTCATGGAGAAGTACGGCAAGGCCACGCCCGAGGCGCTGGTCGAGTCTGCGCTGTGGGAGGCGTCGCTGTTCGAAGAGCACGGCTTCGGCGATATCAAGATCAGTGTCAAGCACAACGACCCGGTCGTGATGGTGGCCGCTTACGAGCAGTTGGCCGCGCAGTGTGACTATCCGCTGCATCTCGGTGTCACCGAGGCGGGCCCGGCCTTCCAGGGCACCATCAAGTCGGCGGTCGCATTCGGTGCGCTGCTGTCGAAGGGGATCGGCGACACCATCCGCGTCTCGCTGTCTGCGCCGCCCGCCGAGGAGGTCAAGGTCGGCAACCAGATACTCGAATCGCTGAACCTGCGTCCGCGGTCGCTGGAGATCGTGTCGTGCCCGTCGTGTGGACGCGCCCAGGTCGACGTTTACACGCTGGCCAACGAAGTCACCGCCGGACTCGAGGGCATGGAGGTTCCGTTGCGTGTCGCGGTGATGGGCTGCGTGGTCAACGGCCCGGGCGAGGCTCGGGAAGCTGATCTCGGTGTCGCGTCGGGCAACGGCAAGGGGCAGATCTTCGTCAAGGGTGAGGTGATCAAGACCGTCCCCGAGGCGCAGATCGTCGAGACGCTGATCGAAGAGGCGATGCGGTTGGCCGACCAGATGAACACAGAGCCCGGAACAGATACCAGCGGTTCGCCGGTCGTGACCGTAAGCTGA
- a CDS encoding PaaI family thioesterase has translation MEVTPGHLLGRLGMRDVVETDERLVIEMDNRPDLTNIRGALQGGLVATLIDIAAGRLAARHVGSEQSVTTTDLNVHFVAPIVVGPARAQATIVRAGKRLIVTAVDVTDVGRDRLAARSTLSFAVLDPR, from the coding sequence ATGGAGGTCACACCAGGCCATCTGCTCGGTCGGCTGGGCATGCGGGATGTGGTGGAGACCGACGAGCGGCTGGTCATCGAGATGGACAACCGGCCCGACCTGACGAATATCCGTGGGGCCCTGCAGGGCGGCTTGGTGGCGACGCTGATCGATATCGCCGCCGGCCGGCTGGCCGCCCGCCACGTGGGGTCGGAACAGAGCGTGACGACCACGGACCTCAACGTTCACTTCGTCGCGCCGATCGTCGTGGGGCCCGCGAGGGCGCAGGCCACCATCGTGCGCGCCGGCAAGCGGCTGATCGTCACCGCCGTCGACGTCACCGATGTCGGCCGCGACCGCCTGGCGGCCCGTTCGACGTTGAGCTTCGCGGTGCTCGATCCCCGCTAG
- a CDS encoding penicillin-binding transpeptidase domain-containing protein: MATTASRVAALLVVGAVVVSLNSACTPKPAGPEPAAEKFFAALATGDTTRAAELSDRPAEAREALNAAWAGLQATHLDTQILGSEYAEDTGSVTYRYTWHLPKDRTWTYDGQLNMVREEGRWEVRWSTTGLHPRLGENQTFALRADEPPRASVIERGGTEVLVPGYHYSYALDAGAAGEELMPTARAVVDALRPFDNTLDAQRLAEQASSSKQPLNLITLRKSDHDRVAAAIGSRPGVVITPLAEILPTDESFAPAIISEVKKAVVGELSGQAGWRVVTVNQNGVDVGVLNEVPGEPAPSITISLDRAVQNAAQNAVDFTGKKAMIVVVKPSTGEILAVAQNASADTEGLIATNGLYPPGSTFKMVTAGAAIERDMATPNTLLPCPGTMDIGHRTVPNYGGFDLGTVPMSRAFASSCNTTFAELASRMPPRGLTKAAAKYGIGTDYEIEGLTTVTGSVPPTVDLAERTEDGFGQGKVLASPFGMAMAAATVAAGETPVPQLIQGRPTVVHDAPEPISQKMLEGLRPMMRLVVTNGTAEDLQGAGDVRGKTGEAEFAGGSHSWFAGYRGDMAFAALIVGGGSSEYAVRMIKGMLDGLPPDYLA, from the coding sequence ATGGCAACTACAGCATCACGTGTCGCAGCCCTGCTGGTGGTTGGAGCAGTGGTCGTGAGCCTCAACAGCGCCTGTACGCCCAAGCCCGCTGGACCCGAACCGGCCGCCGAGAAATTCTTCGCCGCGCTGGCCACCGGCGACACCACCCGAGCGGCCGAGCTCAGCGACCGGCCCGCCGAGGCGCGCGAAGCGCTCAACGCGGCGTGGGCGGGTCTGCAGGCCACCCACTTGGACACCCAGATCCTGGGCTCCGAGTACGCCGAGGACACCGGAAGCGTCACCTACCGATACACCTGGCATCTGCCGAAGGACCGCACCTGGACCTACGACGGGCAGCTGAACATGGTCCGCGAAGAGGGCCGGTGGGAGGTGCGGTGGAGCACCACCGGACTGCACCCGAGACTCGGCGAGAACCAAACCTTCGCGCTGCGGGCCGACGAACCGCCGCGGGCCTCGGTGATCGAGCGTGGTGGCACCGAGGTGCTGGTGCCCGGTTACCACTACAGCTACGCGTTGGACGCCGGCGCGGCAGGCGAAGAGCTGATGCCGACCGCGCGCGCCGTCGTCGACGCACTGCGGCCGTTCGACAACACGTTGGACGCTCAGCGGCTCGCGGAGCAGGCCAGCTCGTCGAAGCAGCCGCTGAACCTGATCACGCTGCGCAAGTCCGACCATGACCGGGTGGCCGCCGCGATCGGGTCCCGACCCGGTGTGGTCATCACGCCGCTGGCCGAAATACTGCCCACCGACGAGAGTTTCGCGCCCGCGATCATCAGCGAGGTCAAGAAGGCGGTGGTCGGCGAACTCAGCGGTCAGGCGGGCTGGCGGGTGGTCACCGTCAACCAGAACGGCGTCGACGTCGGCGTGCTCAACGAGGTGCCGGGCGAGCCCGCCCCCTCGATCACGATCAGCCTCGACCGCGCGGTCCAGAACGCCGCGCAGAACGCCGTTGACTTCACCGGCAAGAAGGCGATGATCGTCGTCGTCAAACCGTCCACCGGCGAGATCCTCGCGGTGGCGCAGAACGCGTCGGCCGACACCGAGGGCCTGATCGCCACCAACGGCCTGTATCCGCCGGGATCGACGTTCAAGATGGTGACCGCCGGGGCGGCCATCGAACGCGACATGGCCACCCCCAACACGTTGCTTCCGTGCCCCGGCACGATGGACATCGGCCACCGCACGGTGCCCAACTACGGCGGGTTCGACCTCGGCACCGTGCCGATGTCGCGGGCCTTCGCCAGTTCGTGCAACACCACGTTCGCCGAACTGGCCAGCCGGATGCCGCCGCGCGGTCTGACAAAGGCCGCGGCGAAGTACGGCATCGGCACCGATTACGAGATCGAGGGGCTCACGACCGTGACCGGGTCGGTGCCGCCGACGGTCGACCTCGCCGAGCGCACCGAAGACGGCTTCGGGCAGGGCAAAGTGCTGGCCAGCCCGTTCGGCATGGCGATGGCCGCAGCGACCGTCGCGGCCGGGGAAACACCGGTGCCGCAACTCATTCAGGGCAGGCCGACGGTGGTACACGATGCGCCGGAGCCGATCAGCCAGAAAATGCTCGAGGGGCTGCGGCCGATGATGCGGCTGGTGGTGACCAACGGCACCGCCGAGGATCTGCAGGGTGCCGGCGACGTGCGAGGCAAAACCGGTGAGGCGGAGTTCGCGGGCGGGTCGCACTCCTGGTTCGCGGGGTACCGCGGCGACATGGCGTTCGCCGCGCTGATCGTCGGTGGCGGCTCCTCGGAGTACGCCGTACGGATGATCAAGGGCATGCTCGACGGGCTGCCGCCGGACTATCTGGCCTGA
- a CDS encoding cobyric acid synthase gives MTGALLVAGTTSDAGKSMVVAGLCRLLARKGIRVAPFKAQNMSNNSAVTIDGGEVGRAQAMQARAAGLAPHTRFNPILLKPGSDRSSQLVVRGKVVDTVSAKDYFTHRERLAAVVADELAQLRSDFDVVLCEGAGSPAEINLRTTDLANMGLARAADLPVIVVGDIDRGGLLAHLYGTVAVLHPQDQRLIAGFVVNKFRGDPSLLAPGLAQLQELSGRPTYGVIPYADGLWLDTEDSVSVVAHRVVGEPAPPRGQEWLRVAAIRLPRISNSTDVEALACEPGVLVRWVTDPADLADADVVLVPGSKATVADLDWLRRSGLAEALDTHAARGRPLLGICGGFQMLCARIDDPVESRAGVVAGLNLLDADIVFNDTKTLRRHQEPLSGYEIHHGQVSRSTEGEWLGSGISVGLHRGAVYGTHWHGLLDNDAVRRAWLTEAAAAAGRAGFVVADDVDVSARRDAQLDLMADLLTSHLDLDAVLALLDDGPPARPTVVTGLR, from the coding sequence ATGACCGGCGCGCTGCTGGTCGCAGGCACCACGTCGGACGCCGGCAAGTCGATGGTGGTGGCCGGGCTGTGCCGGCTGTTGGCGCGCAAGGGTATTCGCGTCGCGCCGTTCAAGGCGCAGAACATGTCCAACAACTCCGCGGTCACCATCGACGGCGGCGAGGTCGGCCGCGCGCAGGCGATGCAGGCCCGTGCTGCAGGCCTTGCACCGCACACACGCTTCAACCCGATCCTGCTCAAACCGGGCAGCGACCGCAGCTCCCAACTGGTCGTGCGCGGCAAGGTCGTCGACACCGTCAGCGCCAAGGACTACTTCACCCACCGCGAGCGCCTCGCCGCGGTGGTCGCCGACGAACTCGCGCAGCTGCGCTCCGATTTCGACGTCGTCCTCTGCGAGGGTGCCGGCTCTCCTGCCGAGATCAACTTGCGCACAACCGATCTGGCGAACATGGGGCTGGCACGCGCGGCGGATCTTCCGGTGATCGTGGTCGGCGACATCGACCGCGGCGGATTGCTCGCCCACCTGTACGGCACGGTCGCGGTGCTGCACCCGCAGGACCAACGGCTGATCGCCGGGTTCGTCGTCAACAAGTTTCGTGGCGACCCGTCGCTGCTGGCGCCGGGACTGGCGCAGCTGCAGGAGCTGTCCGGGCGACCGACCTACGGTGTCATTCCCTATGCCGACGGGTTGTGGCTCGACACCGAGGACTCCGTCTCGGTGGTCGCGCATCGCGTGGTCGGCGAACCGGCGCCACCGCGCGGGCAGGAGTGGTTGCGGGTGGCCGCGATCCGGCTGCCTCGCATCTCCAACTCGACCGACGTCGAGGCACTGGCGTGCGAGCCCGGCGTGCTGGTGCGCTGGGTCACCGACCCCGCAGATCTCGCCGACGCCGACGTCGTCCTGGTCCCCGGCAGCAAGGCGACCGTCGCCGACCTGGACTGGCTGCGCCGCAGCGGCCTGGCCGAAGCGCTGGACACGCACGCCGCCCGCGGCAGGCCGCTGCTCGGCATATGCGGCGGGTTCCAGATGCTGTGTGCGCGCATCGACGATCCGGTGGAGTCACGCGCCGGCGTCGTGGCGGGCCTGAACCTACTCGACGCGGACATCGTCTTCAACGACACCAAGACCTTGCGGCGTCACCAGGAACCATTGTCCGGCTACGAAATTCACCACGGCCAGGTCAGCCGCTCGACGGAGGGCGAGTGGCTTGGCTCTGGCATTTCAGTGGGCCTTCACCGCGGAGCCGTGTACGGCACACACTGGCACGGGCTGCTCGACAACGACGCCGTGCGGCGCGCGTGGCTGACCGAGGCCGCCGCCGCTGCCGGCCGCGCCGGGTTCGTTGTCGCCGACGACGTCGACGTCAGCGCCCGCCGCGACGCCCAACTCGACCTGATGGCCGACCTGCTGACCAGCCATCTCGACCTCGACGCGGTCCTCGCTCTGCTGGACGACGGCCCCCCGGCCCGGCCCACCGTCGTGACCGGACTGCGCTGA